A window of the Planococcus citri chromosome 4, ihPlaCitr1.1, whole genome shotgun sequence genome harbors these coding sequences:
- the LOC135843817 gene encoding replication protein A 70 kDa DNA-binding subunit-like: MDSEDCKPVEVLVFDQDCSTELKSEPKDTTNEDYREIAISELDYSKSGKRWVIKALVVNKSSIRTYFSNYRAGKFFTLELCDESSSIRVVCFNEACDKFFRDIEANKMYYFAHCKIKYSDRRYNALPHEFELVLETYGFVTPCNSHEKIIELPPMKLWKLSEVVQDVKNDCTLEMLAIGEKQQKMFKVQALVFDIDEDNFEYEACPSTYCNKKVDRRITDVGELYYCMKCKKDYPTFEYKYMLKVTITDSSDKCLRMTMFDEAERFLNINVDQLVKMREINYEEFTSYFSRRLGEIHTFTIQAGMILYDVTNEIYVNAICDSFSLVDSKGSTLLSPLGLFMDEDLLDETSLNSE, encoded by the exons ATGGATTCGGAAGACTGTAAACCTGTCGAAGTTCTGGTTTTCGACCAAGATTGCTCAACAGAACTCAAAAGCGAGCCGAAAGATACAACAAATGAAGATTACCGTGAGATCGCTATCAGTGAACTGGACTATAGCAAGAGTGGCAAACGATGGGTCATAAAGGCCTTGGTGGTGAATAAGTCCAGTATCAGGACATATTTCAGTAACTATAgagctggaaaatttttcaccctAGAACTATGTGACGAATCCAGTTCTATTCGAGTTGTCTGTTTTAATGAAGCTTGCGATAAGTTTTTCAGGGATATAGAA GCGAATAAAATGTATTATTTCGCACATTGTAAAATCAAATACTCCGATAGAAGATACAATGCGCTGCCTCACGAATTTGAATTGGTTCTCGAGACATACGGCTTTGTTACACCTTGCAattcacatgaaaaaataatcgagcTAC CTCCAATGAAACTTTGGAAGTTATCAGAAGTTGTGCAGGATGTAAAAAACGACTGTACTCTCGAGATGCTTGCCATTGGTGAGAAACAGCAAAAGATGTTCAAAGTGCAAGCCTTGGTTTTCGACATCGACGAAGACAATTTCGAATACGAAGCGTGCCCTTCGACATATTGTAACAAAAAG GTTGATAGGCGTATAACAGATGTTGGCGAATTATATTATTGCATGAAATGTAAGAAAGATTATCCCACCTTTGAATATAAATACATGTTGAAG GTGACAATCACAGATTCGTCAGACAAGTGTCTTAGGATGACCATGTTTGATGAAGCGGAacgatttttgaatataaaCGTCGATCAGCTCGTTAAAATGCGCGAAATAAACTATGAAGAATTCACAAGTTACTTCAGTAGAAGACTAGGTGAAATCCATACTTTTACGATACAAGCTGGAATGATACTGTATGATGTGACG AATGAAATTTATGTGAACGCAATTTGTGATAGCTTCTCTCTTGTAGATTCTAAAGGATCCACTTTACTGAGCCCATTAGGCCTATTTATGGATGAAGACCTACTTGATGAAACGTCCCTAAATTCAGAATGA
- the LOC135843815 gene encoding palmitoyltransferase ZDHHC17-like isoform X2: MNEQKKQKCEGYFSTTEFILFLEGDLVRCQELVEAGIDVNIRDDDSVTLMHWAAINNRLEIMKYYISKGIRIDEPGGVLQATPLHWAIRDNRLMAVVLLVQNGADSTFVDSEGLSCIHVAARFAHTHIIAYLVATGVDINVIDRAGLTALMHCALKHMSLDPARLLIKFGAATSIQEFYGGNTAMHCAILSKNHVVVNLLINSGASLDIPNDKNETAFQLLWDCRSAPWYDVCVLKKLEEINGYDKNLPLLERIKANDKIKYWSTIATPAVLYYFIGVILETRLVYVSKLTAIITVIFLLFLSRRVLFTRNFSSDFPLSVYFSTKFWLYVTWFLWITPRISFLLSLTNVSLSGILCYNFYKSWKSDPGYIITSREEKFVTVIELAEKGMLIPRFFCCTCLVRKPVRSKHCSDCDCCVAKFDHHCPWVGNCIGANNHRYFVGFLSMALIVSVLYIAGIVAYWNEVCTGKYPSKSANDTAMPIILFSKYMVCDPWVSWALVNVMIHTVWVIPLFVCQLYQISCLAMTTNEHMNLYRYKHFQDPKTGEIRSPFSRGRLQNLIDFSRIRIPGCNPPDEKNWKNLFTLECNESNSFLVNPHSHPQYV, encoded by the exons atgaatgaacaGAAGAAACAGAAATGTGAAGGATATTTCTCAACTACAGAATTTATACTTTTCTTG GAAGGAGACTTGGTCCGGTGTCAAGAACTGGTCGAGGCAGGCATCGATGTGAATATTCGCGACGATGACTCTGTAACGTTGATGCATTGGGCAGCGATCAACAATCGGCTGGAAATAATGAAGTATTATATCTCCAAAGGGATCCGAATCGACGAACCAGGAGGTGTACTGCAAGCTACTCCTTTGCATTGGGCTATTAG GGACAATCGCCTGATGGCTGTTGTGTTACTCGTACAAAATGGAGCTGATTCCACATTTGTAGACTCAGAAGGTTTATCTTGTATTCATGTAGCCGCTCGATTCGCCCATACCCATATTATAGCTTACTTAGTTGCCACAGGAGTTGATATCAATGTAATTGATAGAGCTGGTCTCACTGCTTTGATGCATTGTGCTCTGAAACATATGAG TTTGGATCCGGCGCGTTTGTTGATCAAATTCGGAGCTGCTACTTCTATTCAAGAATTTTACGGTGGCAATACCGCTATGCATTGTGCTATCCTCAGTAAAAATCATGTCGTTGTTAATTTACTCATCAACTCCGGTGCTAGTCTAGATATTCCAAATGACAAG AATGAAACCGCGTTTCAATTATTGTGGGATTGTAGAAGTGCTCCTTGGTACGACGTgtgtgtattgaaaaaattggaagaaatcaATGGATATGATAAGAATTTACCTTTACTCGAACGAATTAAAGCCAACGAT aaaattaagTACTGGAGCACTATAGCGACGCCAGCAGTACTTTACTATTTTATTGGAGTAATATTAGAAACCAGACTAGTTTACGTATCAAAACTCACTGCCATAATTACcgttatatttttattatttctatcGAGACGAGTACTCTTCACTCGGAATTTTTCGTCGGATTTTCCCTTATCTGTATATTTCTCGACTAAG TTTTGGCTTTACGTTACGTGGTTTTTGTGGATCACTCCGAGAATCAGCTTCTTACTATCGCTTACCAATGTCTCATTATCGGGCATATTATGCTATAATTTTTACAAGTCGTGGAAAAGTGATCCCGGATACATAATTACTAGTCGAGAGGAAAAATTTGTT ACTGTAATTGAATTAGCTGAAAAAGGAATGCTAATACCGAGATTTTTCTGTTGCACGTGTCTTGTGAGGAAACCAGTACGTTCGAAACATTGCTCAGATTGCGATTGCTGCGTTGCTAAATTCGATCATCACTGTCCATGGGTTGGGAATTGTATTG GTGCGAACAATCATCGGTATTTTGTCGGATTTCTATCGATGGCATTGATTGTCAGTGTTTTATACATTGCTGGAATCGTTGCGTATTGGAACGAAGTGTGTACTGGAAAGTACCCATCGAAATCGGCAAACGATACCGCTATGCCAA TTATTCTCTTTTCAAAATATATGGTATGCGATCCTTGGGTTTCTTGGGCATTGGTCAACGTTATGATTCATACCGTTTGGGTTATACCATTATTCGTTTGTCAATTGTATCAA atatcCTGTTTAGCTATGACGACCAACGAACATATGAATCTATATCGCTATAAACATTTTCAAGATCCTAAAACTGGTGAAATTAGAAGTCCATTTAGTCGTGGAAGACTTCAAAACCTAATCGACTTTTCGCGTATTCGAATCCCCGGATGTAATCCTCCCGAtgagaagaactggaaaaatcTATTTACACTAGAATGCAACGAAAGTAACTCTTTCCTTGTTAATCCTCATTCTCATCCTCAATATGTATGA
- the LOC135843815 gene encoding palmitoyltransferase ZDHHC17-like isoform X1: MSVEQLFCSILFQRRNMTGHKLSNMNIFEATREGDLVRCQELVEAGIDVNIRDDDSVTLMHWAAINNRLEIMKYYISKGIRIDEPGGVLQATPLHWAIRDNRLMAVVLLVQNGADSTFVDSEGLSCIHVAARFAHTHIIAYLVATGVDINVIDRAGLTALMHCALKHMSLDPARLLIKFGAATSIQEFYGGNTAMHCAILSKNHVVVNLLINSGASLDIPNDKNETAFQLLWDCRSAPWYDVCVLKKLEEINGYDKNLPLLERIKANDKIKYWSTIATPAVLYYFIGVILETRLVYVSKLTAIITVIFLLFLSRRVLFTRNFSSDFPLSVYFSTKFWLYVTWFLWITPRISFLLSLTNVSLSGILCYNFYKSWKSDPGYIITSREEKFVTVIELAEKGMLIPRFFCCTCLVRKPVRSKHCSDCDCCVAKFDHHCPWVGNCIGANNHRYFVGFLSMALIVSVLYIAGIVAYWNEVCTGKYPSKSANDTAMPIILFSKYMVCDPWVSWALVNVMIHTVWVIPLFVCQLYQISCLAMTTNEHMNLYRYKHFQDPKTGEIRSPFSRGRLQNLIDFSRIRIPGCNPPDEKNWKNLFTLECNESNSFLVNPHSHPQYV; this comes from the exons ATGTCAGTCGAGCAGCTATTTTGTTCAATTCTTTTTCAGCGAAGGAATATGACTGGTCATAAGTTATCCAATATGAATATCTTCGAAGCTACTCGA GAAGGAGACTTGGTCCGGTGTCAAGAACTGGTCGAGGCAGGCATCGATGTGAATATTCGCGACGATGACTCTGTAACGTTGATGCATTGGGCAGCGATCAACAATCGGCTGGAAATAATGAAGTATTATATCTCCAAAGGGATCCGAATCGACGAACCAGGAGGTGTACTGCAAGCTACTCCTTTGCATTGGGCTATTAG GGACAATCGCCTGATGGCTGTTGTGTTACTCGTACAAAATGGAGCTGATTCCACATTTGTAGACTCAGAAGGTTTATCTTGTATTCATGTAGCCGCTCGATTCGCCCATACCCATATTATAGCTTACTTAGTTGCCACAGGAGTTGATATCAATGTAATTGATAGAGCTGGTCTCACTGCTTTGATGCATTGTGCTCTGAAACATATGAG TTTGGATCCGGCGCGTTTGTTGATCAAATTCGGAGCTGCTACTTCTATTCAAGAATTTTACGGTGGCAATACCGCTATGCATTGTGCTATCCTCAGTAAAAATCATGTCGTTGTTAATTTACTCATCAACTCCGGTGCTAGTCTAGATATTCCAAATGACAAG AATGAAACCGCGTTTCAATTATTGTGGGATTGTAGAAGTGCTCCTTGGTACGACGTgtgtgtattgaaaaaattggaagaaatcaATGGATATGATAAGAATTTACCTTTACTCGAACGAATTAAAGCCAACGAT aaaattaagTACTGGAGCACTATAGCGACGCCAGCAGTACTTTACTATTTTATTGGAGTAATATTAGAAACCAGACTAGTTTACGTATCAAAACTCACTGCCATAATTACcgttatatttttattatttctatcGAGACGAGTACTCTTCACTCGGAATTTTTCGTCGGATTTTCCCTTATCTGTATATTTCTCGACTAAG TTTTGGCTTTACGTTACGTGGTTTTTGTGGATCACTCCGAGAATCAGCTTCTTACTATCGCTTACCAATGTCTCATTATCGGGCATATTATGCTATAATTTTTACAAGTCGTGGAAAAGTGATCCCGGATACATAATTACTAGTCGAGAGGAAAAATTTGTT ACTGTAATTGAATTAGCTGAAAAAGGAATGCTAATACCGAGATTTTTCTGTTGCACGTGTCTTGTGAGGAAACCAGTACGTTCGAAACATTGCTCAGATTGCGATTGCTGCGTTGCTAAATTCGATCATCACTGTCCATGGGTTGGGAATTGTATTG GTGCGAACAATCATCGGTATTTTGTCGGATTTCTATCGATGGCATTGATTGTCAGTGTTTTATACATTGCTGGAATCGTTGCGTATTGGAACGAAGTGTGTACTGGAAAGTACCCATCGAAATCGGCAAACGATACCGCTATGCCAA TTATTCTCTTTTCAAAATATATGGTATGCGATCCTTGGGTTTCTTGGGCATTGGTCAACGTTATGATTCATACCGTTTGGGTTATACCATTATTCGTTTGTCAATTGTATCAA atatcCTGTTTAGCTATGACGACCAACGAACATATGAATCTATATCGCTATAAACATTTTCAAGATCCTAAAACTGGTGAAATTAGAAGTCCATTTAGTCGTGGAAGACTTCAAAACCTAATCGACTTTTCGCGTATTCGAATCCCCGGATGTAATCCTCCCGAtgagaagaactggaaaaatcTATTTACACTAGAATGCAACGAAAGTAACTCTTTCCTTGTTAATCCTCATTCTCATCCTCAATATGTATGA
- the LOC135843818 gene encoding uncharacterized protein LOC135843818 isoform X1 has product MMNCGRIRFITNPFVQDMNQLNVRRLAKATFSTYCRRWSNNNVTGDRTMIMKLSPKEDKKVCLKNSEVEIIKDLLQPRPIDISKYEKYPIPLFERLQKEEKKLNVRRLAKATFSTYCRRWSNNNVTGDRTMIMKLSQKEDKKVCLKNSEIEIIKDLLQPRPIDISKYEKYPMTFFRMLQKEEKKIYASTTKVVGKTSVLFKLIPIKMYFEVDTVLYYGNGACLEDVVVSSNHKVSDIGRFIGETKVRGLSAMQEYLEMRSSMYIDSQEKVLGVDLILVDNVLKNYVKDIVKKRFLRGVARELLTCCLYRPKTKMFVNTILGMNYRMINVSN; this is encoded by the exons ATGATGAACTGCGGTCGAATCCGTTTCATTACTAATCCATTTGTGCAGGATATGAATCAG CTAAATGTTCGGAGGCTTGCTAAAGCCACATTCTCCACTTATTGTCGTCGATGGTCGAACAATAACGTTACTGGCGACCGTACCATGATTATGAAACTATCGCCAAAGgaagataaaaaa GTGTGCTTGAAAAACTCGGAAGTCGAGATCATTAAAGATCTATTGCAACCTCGTCCCATTGACATTTCGAAGTACGAGAAATACCCAATACCGCTCTTCGAAAGGttgcaaaaagaagaaaaaaaa CTAAATGTTCGCAGACTTGCTAAAGCCACATTCTCCACTTATTGTCGTCGATGGTCGAACAATAACGTTACTGGCGACCGTACCATGATTATGAAACTATCGCAAAAGgaagataaaaaa GTGTGCTTGAAAAACTCGGAAATTGAGATCATTAAAGATCTATTGCAACCTCGTCCCATTGACATTTCAAAGTACGAGAAATACCCAATGACGTTCTTCCGAATGttgcaaaaagaagaaaaaaaa ATTTATGCATCGACAACTAAAGTCGTGGGGAAAACAAGCGTTCTATTCAAGTTAATTCCTATAAAAATGTACTTCGAAGTTGACACGGTTTTATATTACGGGAACGGTGCTTGCTTAGAAGACGTCGTTGTATCATCTAATCATAAAGTCAGTGACATTGGCAGGTTCATCGGAGAAACCAAAGTTCGAGGCTTATCCGCAATGCAAGAATATTTAGAAATGCGATCATCCATGTACATTGACTCTCAAGAAAAAGTACTTggagttgatttgattttggttgacaatgtattgaaaaattatgtcaaagATATTGTTAAAAAACGTTTTCTCCGGGGTGTAGCACGCGAGTTACTAACCTGTTGTCTTTACAGGCCAAAAACGAAAATGTTTGTTAATACCATTTTAGGAATGAACTATCGAATgataaatgtttcaaattaa
- the LOC135843818 gene encoding uncharacterized protein LOC135843818 isoform X2 — MIMKLSPKEDKKVCLKNSEVEIIKDLLQPRPIDISKYEKYPIPLFERLQKEEKKLNVRRLAKATFSTYCRRWSNNNVTGDRTMIMKLSQKEDKKVCLKNSEIEIIKDLLQPRPIDISKYEKYPMTFFRMLQKEEKKIYASTTKVVGKTSVLFKLIPIKMYFEVDTVLYYGNGACLEDVVVSSNHKVSDIGRFIGETKVRGLSAMQEYLEMRSSMYIDSQEKVLGVDLILVDNVLKNYVKDIVKKRFLRGVARELLTCCLYRPKTKMFVNTILGMNYRMINVSN; from the exons ATGATTATGAAACTATCGCCAAAGgaagataaaaaa GTGTGCTTGAAAAACTCGGAAGTCGAGATCATTAAAGATCTATTGCAACCTCGTCCCATTGACATTTCGAAGTACGAGAAATACCCAATACCGCTCTTCGAAAGGttgcaaaaagaagaaaaaaaa CTAAATGTTCGCAGACTTGCTAAAGCCACATTCTCCACTTATTGTCGTCGATGGTCGAACAATAACGTTACTGGCGACCGTACCATGATTATGAAACTATCGCAAAAGgaagataaaaaa GTGTGCTTGAAAAACTCGGAAATTGAGATCATTAAAGATCTATTGCAACCTCGTCCCATTGACATTTCAAAGTACGAGAAATACCCAATGACGTTCTTCCGAATGttgcaaaaagaagaaaaaaaa ATTTATGCATCGACAACTAAAGTCGTGGGGAAAACAAGCGTTCTATTCAAGTTAATTCCTATAAAAATGTACTTCGAAGTTGACACGGTTTTATATTACGGGAACGGTGCTTGCTTAGAAGACGTCGTTGTATCATCTAATCATAAAGTCAGTGACATTGGCAGGTTCATCGGAGAAACCAAAGTTCGAGGCTTATCCGCAATGCAAGAATATTTAGAAATGCGATCATCCATGTACATTGACTCTCAAGAAAAAGTACTTggagttgatttgattttggttgacaatgtattgaaaaattatgtcaaagATATTGTTAAAAAACGTTTTCTCCGGGGTGTAGCACGCGAGTTACTAACCTGTTGTCTTTACAGGCCAAAAACGAAAATGTTTGTTAATACCATTTTAGGAATGAACTATCGAATgataaatgtttcaaattaa
- the LOC135843823 gene encoding histone acetyltransferase KAT8-like, whose amino-acid sequence MKANRSKNKARERESTDVSGKYLAKRNDEWYPAEILQKRTIDQNNSEYYVHYTSCDRRLDRWLSQDDVKFIPTSQGQEEPTTSATTTISAIIPDISNRKMTRTQKKRLDEINESLMETESESQELSALEEERKALTKVKYITEIQIGKHEIDTWYFSPYPDEYGKSSKLWICEYCLFYTRYAVSLHLHERDCEYNNPPGTEVYRSGAISIYEADGRLHKLYCQNLCLLAKLFLDHKTLFFDVEAFKFYVLCIVDMVGAHIVGFFSKEKDSPDCFNVACLLVLPPYQKHGYGRLLIAFSYELSKLEGIVAGPETPLSDLGLLAYRSYWSWVLLQEIYSSDDEVSITELSYRTSINESDILETLHWLNLIKYLKNSYCVCVTRETLLGVFKKLKPPRFFINTAAIRWYPYDNAM is encoded by the coding sequence ATGAAAGCGAACAGATCTAAAAACAAAGCTCGTGAAAGAGAATCCACCGACGTCTCGGGTAAATATTTAGCCAAACGAAATGACGAATGGTACCCGGCTGAAATCTTACAAAAACGTACGATCGATCAGAACAATAGCGAATACTACGTCCATTATACATCCTGCGATCGTCGACTTGATCGTTGGCTAAGTCAAGATGATGTTAAATTCATCCCAACATCTCAAGGGCAAGAAGAACCCACGACTTCAGCCACCACAACGATCAGCGCCATTATACCAGATATTAGCAATAGAAAAATGACTCGGACACAGAAAAAACGTTTAGACGAAATCAACGAATCTTTAATGGAGACAGAAAGCGAATCTCAAGAATTATCAGCTCTAGAAGAAGAACGTAAAGCATTAACCAAAGTGAAATACATAACTGAAATACAAATCGGTAAACATGAAATCGATACCTGGTATTTCAGCCCCTATCCGGACGAGTACGGTAAAAGCTCGAAATTATGGATTTGCGAGTATTGTTTATTCTACACACGTTACGCTGTTTCGCTTCATTTACACGAGAGAGATTGCGAATACAATAATCCTCCCGGAACCGAAGTCTATCGCAGCGGAGCTATATCAATTTACGAAGCTGACGGTCGATTGCATAAATTATACTGTCAGAATTTATGTCTCCTCGCTAAATTGTTCCTTGACCATAAGACGTTGTTTTTCGATGTCGAAGCGTTCAAATTCTACGTTCTTTGCATCGTTGATATGGTAGGAGCTCATATAGTCGGATTTTTCTCCAAAGAGAAAGATTCGCCGGATTGTTTCAACGTAGCGTGTTTACTAGTCTTGCCGCCGTACCAGAAACACGGTTATGGTCGTTTGTTGATCGCTTTCAGTTACGAACTGAGTAAATTAGAAGGAATTGTGGCTGGTCCAGAGACACCTTTGTCAGATTTAGGATTATTGGCTTACAGATCGTATTGGTCTTGGGTTCTTTTACAAGAGATATATTCTTCCGACGATGAAGTTTCCATCACCGAACTTAGCTATAGAACTAGCATTAACGAATCAGATATACTCGAAACTTTGCATTGGTTGAATTTAatcaagtatttgaaaaattcttattgcGTTTGTGTAACTcgtgaaacattgttgggtgtTTTTAAGAAGCTTAAACCGCCCAGATTTTTTATTAATACCGCGGCTATTCGGTGGTATCCTTATGACAATGCTAtgtaa